In one Nicotiana sylvestris chromosome 8, ASM39365v2, whole genome shotgun sequence genomic region, the following are encoded:
- the LOC104229683 gene encoding uncharacterized protein isoform X2 has product MGQEGSSRKNKKRKKSVICSSWKFVMFGKKKRMSFTTKETVQTIRLEKEHLLKLIEEQPTIGPRSEANERHVEEQSLEEQSVEEQIVDEQMQIDSTTPTANEQSEEQASGLETQKRKRGRTQMRSVHGRKVRKVITLNNLNQPIGPSKKDVREFGSFLGTLARTATLCPLDILDWRKMDTKDDLWTYTKSKYDIPDAAKNGLYIQLEMLGEGIKVN; this is encoded by the exons ATGGGTCAAGAAGGGTcttcaagaaaaaataaaaaaaggaaaaagtctGTCATATGTTCAAGCTGGAAGTTTGTCATGTTTGGCAAAAAAAAGAGAATGTCATTTACAACAAAAGAAACTGTTCAAACTATACGGTTAGAGAAAGAGCATCTGTTAAAATTAATTGAAGAACAACCAACAATAGGACCACGATCTGAAGCAAATGAACGACATGTAGAGGAGCAATCTTTAGAGGAGCAATCTGTAGAGGAGCAAATTGTAGATGAGCAGATGCAAATAGATTCTACCACTCCTACAGCTAATGAACAATCTGAAGAACAAG CTTCTGGTCTTGAGACTCAAAAAAGAAAGAGAGGCAGGACACAAATGCGTAGTGTCCATGGCCGAAAGGTGCGTAAGGTGATCACACTTAACAATCTCAATCAGCCCATTGGTCCTTCTAAAAAAGATGTAAGAGAGTTTGGTAGCTTCCTTGGTACATTGGCAAGGACTGCAACCCTTTGCCCACTGGATATATTGGACTGGAGGAAAATGGACACAAAAGATGATTTATGGACATATACCAAG TCGAAGTATGATATTCCAGATGCTGCAAAAAATGGACTTTATATTCAATTGGAAATGCTTGGAGAAGGAATAAAAGTCAACTGA
- the LOC104229683 gene encoding uncharacterized protein isoform X1, giving the protein MDNGDKNWMGLRRSTDEYIRGVNDFLDKAFERSSQGNEILCPCKKCFNRNWHYRNMVEDHLVAYGFTYGYTKWVFHGEGFSSRDLSHPTNDDDDGSDMHDDIDGLLHDTFRNVESDLSREGVREGPSEDAKRFFKLVEEGKQELYPGCESFSKLDFTIRLFLFKCIHGLSNVAFSDLLDLIKEAFPFAKLPESFHKAKNMIKDLGLHYDKIHACPNNCMFFWNENEKADNCSMCGSSRWKNVCDGLTNRNTEVAAKVLRYFPLKPRLQRIFMCSETAVSMR; this is encoded by the coding sequence ATGGATAATGGAGATAAAAATTGGATGGGTCTTCGAAGATCCACCGATGAGTATATTCGTGGAGTAAATGATTTTCTTGATAAAGCATTTGAACGATCTTCCCAAGGAAATGAAATATTATGCCCATGTAAAAAGTGCTTTAATCGTAATTGGCATTATAGAAATATGGTGGAGGATCACTTAGTTGCTTATGGGTTTACATATGGATACACCAAATGGGTTTTTCATGGAGAAGGGTTTTCCTCCAGAGATTTGTCACATCCAAccaatgatgatgatgatggttcTGATATGCATGACGATATTGATGGTCTGCTTCATGATACTTTTAGAAATGTAGAAAGTGACTTGAGCCGTGAAGGAGTGAGAGAGGGACCATCTGAAGATGCAAAGAGATTTTTTAAATTAGTGGAGGAAGGAAAACAAGAGTTGTATCCAGGGTGTGAAAGTTTCTCTAAACTGGATTTCACTATTCGGTTGTTCTTGTTTAAATGCATTCATGGGTTGAGTAATGTGGCCTTTTCAGACTTGTTAGACTTGATAAAAGAGGCATTTCCATTTGCTAAATTACCTGAGTCTTTTCACAAGGCAAAAAATATGATAAAAGATTTGGGTCTTCATTATGATAAAATACATGCATGCCCGAACAATTGCATGTTTTTTTGGAATGAGAATGAGAAGGCAGATAATTGCTCTATGTGTGGATCTTCTAGATGGAAGAATGTGTGTGATGGCTTGACTAATAGGAACACCGAAGTTGCTGCAAAGGTTTTAAGGTACTTTCCTTTAAAGCCTAGGCTTCAGAGGATATTCATGTGTTCTGAAACAGCTGTATCAATGAGATGA